A region of the Candidatus Methylomirabilota bacterium genome:
CTGCAGGTGATCGCCGATCTCTGCCTGAAGCACGACCTGCTCGCGATCACCGATGAGATCTACGAGCACATCGTCTACGACGGCCTCGGCCACACCCCGATCGCCACGCTGCCCGGCATGGCCGACCGCACCGTGACGATCTCCGGGATCTCGAAGTCCTACTCGGTGACCGGCTGGCGCGTGGGCTACGCCATCGCGAGCCCGGACCTGTCCCTCGGAATACGCCGCGCCCACGACTTCATCACGGTGGGCGCGCCGCACCCGCTGCAGGAGGCCGCCGTCACCGCGCTCGGCCTGCCCGACGCCTACTACGTGTCCCTGCGCGAGAGCTATCAGGCCCGGCGCGACCTGCTGCTCGGCCGGGTGGAGGAGGCGGGCTTCGTGGCCTACACGCCGCGCGGCGCCTACTACATCCTGACCGAGGCCGAGCACTTCATGAAGCAGCACGGCTGCCGCGACGACCACGAGTTCGCGCTGCACCTGATCCGCGAGGTCGGCGTGGCCACCGTGCCCGGCTCGTCCTTCTACGCCCACCGCGAGCTGGGCCGCACCAAGATCCGCTTCTGCTTCCCCAAGACCGACGACATGCTGATCGAGGCGGGACGCCGGCTGCAGAAGCTGCGGCGGTGAGCCTCCGCGGCGCCGCGCGCGCCGTCTTCGACGCCGCGCTGCGGGCCGCCGACGTCCACCCGCTGGTCCGCCGCGCCCTCGGCGACGTCCCGCTACCCGCGACCGCGCGCGTCTCCGTGGTGGGGGCGGGGAAGGCCTCGGGGGCCATGGCGGCCGCGGCCGAGCAGGTGCTGGGCGACCGCATCGTCGATGGGCTCGTGGTGGTCAAGGACGGCTACCGGGCCGACACCCGCCGCGTGCGGCTCGTGGAGGCCGGCCATCCGGTGCCGGACGCGCGCGGCGAGGCCGCGGCGCGCGAGATCCGCGCCATCGCGGAGCGCGCAACCGCGGACGACGTGCTGCTGGTCCTGGTCTCCGGCGGCGGCTCCGCGCTGACCCCCGCGCCGGTGCCGCCGATCACGCTCGGCGACAAGCAGACGATGACCCGGCTCATGCTCGCGGCCGGCGCCAACATCAACCAGCTCAACGCGGTGCGGAAGCATTGCTCGCTGCTCAAGGGCGGTCAGCTCGCGCGCGCCGCCGCGCCGGCCCCGGTGCACGCGCTGCTGCTCTCGGACGTGATCGGCGACCCGCTGGACGTGATCGCCTCCGGCCCGACCGCCCCCGACGTCTCCACGTTCGCGGAGGCCCTCGCGATCCTCGACCGCTTCGATCTCCGCTCGCGCACGCCCCCGTCGATCGTGGAGCGCCTGCGGCGCGGGGAGCGTGGCGAGATCCCGGAGACGCCCAAGCCGGACGATCCGGTCTTCCGCCACGTCACCAACACCGTGATCGGCAACAACCGGTTGGTGGTCGACGCGGCGGCCGACGAGGCGGTGCGGCTCGGCTACGGACCCCACGTCCTCACGCGGTCGCTCGACGGCGAGGCGCGCGAGGCGGCGGCCCGGCTGGTCGCCCTGGCGCGCGAGATCCGCGAAGGCCGCGGCCCGGTGGCCGCGCCCGCGTGCGTCATCGCAGCGGGCGAGACCACCGTGACGGTGCGGGGCCGCGGACGCGGCGGGCGCTGCCAGGAGTTCGCGCTGGCCGCCGCGCTGGCCATGGAGGGCGTCGGCGGCATCGTGGCGCTCGCCGCGGGCACCGACGGGACCGACGGGCCCACCGACGCGGCCGGCGGCATCGTCGACGGGGAGAGCGCACGGCGGGCGCGGGCCCTGGGCCAGGATCCGCGGGCGCGGCTCGAGAACAACGACGCGAACCCGATGCTGGACGCCCTCGGCGATCTGGTGACCACCGGCCCGACCAACACCAATCTGCTCGACCTGTACCTCCTCCTGGTCGAGCCGGCCGGACGCTAGGGCGCGCGGTACTCTTGCCCGCGGTACTCTTTGATGATCTCGAGGATGCGCCGGCGCGTGAGCTCGCGCGTCGCCGGGTCCGAGAGGTCCTTGCCCATCGTCTCCTCCTCGAGCTCGAACATCTTGACGAAGCGCGGCGGCTGACCCGCGGGCAGGCGCTCCACGAAGGGCCCCGAGCCGTCGAGCACGCCGTCCCACGTCTCGCGCAGCAGCGTCCAGAACGCCTGACGCGGGGCCGCGAAGGCCTGCGCGCCCGCGCACTCCGAGTCCGGCAGCCTCACGTACCAGTTCTTGCCCAGCTCGCGCACCAGCGGGGTCCGCGTGCCCTCGCGGTCGATGGTCTTGACGTTGTTCTGCCGCTCGATCCAGCTGCCGCCGCCGGCCGGGCCGTAGATCACGATCCGCGTGCCGCGCTGGAGCGTCTGGTAGTCCGAGCGCCCCATGTCGCGCGTCTCGCGCCCGGGGATCGGGGCGTAGTTCGAGCACGACCACTCGGGGTAGGCGCGGTCATCGCTCCACGGCGCGGCACACTGGTAGCGCGGGCCGTCGTCGAGGTTGGTGACCCGGCGCGTCCACCGGCCGGGCGTGGCCTTCAGGTCCCGCACGTGCCAGGTGAGCGGAGCGACGAAATCGTAGAGGAACGGAGCGTCGTACTGCCAGTCCTCTGATTGATGCCGCAGCTCGGTGCCCGACCGGGTCGTGCCGTCGAGGTTGGCGAGGAACAGGATGCGCCGGAGCCAGATCCTCTGCGGGGACAGCACCTCGGCGGTGATCCACTCCTTGGCCGACTTGTCCCGGTTGACGTCGTAGACGCGAGGATCGCGCACGTAGCCCGGCTTGAGGTCCTCGACCTCGACGTAGCTGTAGTCGACCAGGAAGCAGCCGGTCATCCCGCGGATGGCCTGCACCCCGCGGGACACCGGCGTCTCGTCGGCCCCGGCCGCCGGGAGCCAGGCGAGCAGGACCAGCGAGGCCAGGAGCATCCGCCGCATGCCTCAGGGTCGCCTCGGCCCGCCCGCCTGTCAACCGGAGCCGCGGGCACATCTAGAAGCGCACCCGCACGCGGTAGACCAGGGTGGTGGCACCGTCCTTGGCCACCGGGAGGCTGAAGCGCGCGGTGTGGGCCTGGGGCTTGTCGTGCGGATGCGAGGACTTCAGCATCTCCCAGTCGCCGGGCAGCGGCTCGTTCACCTCGACGGTCACCGCCTCGGTCTTGTGGTTGCGCAGGGTGATCTCCCACTCGACCTCGTAGAGATTGCTGGCGACCCGCTTCCATTCCTTCTGCACGCGCTCGCCCACCACGTCGAAGGCCTCGCCCATCTTGATGCGCACCCGCTCGTCCTTGGGGGTGTGGTCGATCCAGTCCTCGCCGATCAGCTGCTGGCTGCCCGAGGTGTCGGCCTTGTACACGCGCACCCGGCCCTTCGGCAGCGGC
Encoded here:
- a CDS encoding aminotransferase class I/II-fold pyridoxal phosphate-dependent enzyme, which gives rise to DRHVTVCCGSTETMLATLLAVLNPGDQVIIFEPFYENYGPGCIIAGAEPIFVPLEPPDFSFDPDRLARAVTERTRAIVFNSPNNPSGKVFSRAELQVIADLCLKHDLLAITDEIYEHIVYDGLGHTPIATLPGMADRTVTISGISKSYSVTGWRVGYAIASPDLSLGIRRAHDFITVGAPHPLQEAAVTALGLPDAYYVSLRESYQARRDLLLGRVEEAGFVAYTPRGAYYILTEAEHFMKQHGCRDDHEFALHLIREVGVATVPGSSFYAHRELGRTKIRFCFPKTDDMLIEAGRRLQKLRR
- a CDS encoding DUF4147 domain-containing protein, coding for MSLRGAARAVFDAALRAADVHPLVRRALGDVPLPATARVSVVGAGKASGAMAAAAEQVLGDRIVDGLVVVKDGYRADTRRVRLVEAGHPVPDARGEAAAREIRAIAERATADDVLLVLVSGGGSALTPAPVPPITLGDKQTMTRLMLAAGANINQLNAVRKHCSLLKGGQLARAAAPAPVHALLLSDVIGDPLDVIASGPTAPDVSTFAEALAILDRFDLRSRTPPSIVERLRRGERGEIPETPKPDDPVFRHVTNTVIGNNRLVVDAAADEAVRLGYGPHVLTRSLDGEAREAAARLVALAREIREGRGPVAAPACVIAAGETTVTVRGRGRGGRCQEFALAAALAMEGVGGIVALAAGTDGTDGPTDAAGGIVDGESARRARALGQDPRARLENNDANPMLDALGDLVTTGPTNTNLLDLYLLLVEPAGR
- a CDS encoding DUF6607 family protein, with amino-acid sequence MRRMLLASLVLLAWLPAAGADETPVSRGVQAIRGMTGCFLVDYSYVEVEDLKPGYVRDPRVYDVNRDKSAKEWITAEVLSPQRIWLRRILFLANLDGTTRSGTELRHQSEDWQYDAPFLYDFVAPLTWHVRDLKATPGRWTRRVTNLDDGPRYQCAAPWSDDRAYPEWSCSNYAPIPGRETRDMGRSDYQTLQRGTRIVIYGPAGGGSWIERQNNVKTIDREGTRTPLVRELGKNWYVRLPDSECAGAQAFAAPRQAFWTLLRETWDGVLDGSGPFVERLPAGQPPRFVKMFELEEETMGKDLSDPATRELTRRRILEIIKEYRGQEYRAP